TCTATTTACATCTTTTCCTGTATCTGAAACTAATTTTTCGAAAGTTTTTGAAATACTGTCAAAATTAATACTTCCAACCATCAATGATCCTCCCTTTTAAAAAACATCCTCTTTACTTTCCTATCTCAAATGTTCTTGTAATCATACTCTTTGTAATGTTCATAGCAGTGATATTTGCCTCATACGCGCGGGATGCCTCAATCATATTCACCATCTCGGTTACAATATCAACATTCGGATAGTTTACATAACCATTCTGATCGCTATCCGGATGAGATGGGTCATAAACTCTTTTAAACGGACTTGGGTCTTCAATTATAGCTTTTACTCTCACACCACCGTATGTATTGGTGTTTGCAGCATTCAATTTTTCATTTAAAATATCGCTAAAACTTTGCTTTCTTTCCTCGAAAACAACAATCTTTCTTCTGTAAGGTGTACCGTCTTCTGTGCGGGTTGTATTGGCATTTGCAATGTTTTGGGCAATTACATCCATCCTCACCCGCTGTGCATGCAAAGCCGAACTTGAAATATTTATAGCATCAAACATACCCATTTTCTAATCTCACCTGCCCTCTTTTATAACCATCTTCCACTTGTTTATCTCTCTGGACAGCTGAAGGCTTACACCGTCAAAGTACAAAGAGTTCTGTAAAAGTTTTCCCATTTCCTGTTCAATATCCACTGTATTGCTATCAAGTCGCATCTGAAAGCTACTGTCCAAAACCTCAAGTGAAGTATCAGCACTGCTATCATCCG
The Caldicellulosiruptor morganii DNA segment above includes these coding regions:
- the flgC gene encoding flagellar basal body rod protein FlgC, which produces MGMFDAINISSSALHAQRVRMDVIAQNIANANTTRTEDGTPYRRKIVVFEERKQSFSDILNEKLNAANTNTYGGVRVKAIIEDPSPFKRVYDPSHPDSDQNGYVNYPNVDIVTEMVNMIEASRAYEANITAMNITKSMITRTFEIGK